A stretch of the Mycobacteroides immunogenum genome encodes the following:
- a CDS encoding DUF559 domain-containing protein, whose product MGDISASPRWPFRSADVLATGAISERRLRRLYRQLYPGVFVPRDAQVTATERAIAAWEWSRRQGVVAGLSASALHGAKWIDGDLPAELVHGNYRTPAGISVHLDSLLAGETVEFDGMTITTPARTAFDLGRRLTLDLAVERVDALMNVTGLTAPEVHAILAAHRGARGTTRLREVLALVDAGAESPQETRTRLLLVRSGFPKPQTQIRVVDRFGDFVARVDMGWEKPKVGIEFDGAHHWTDAHQRSRDVDRAVALADEGWTIIRVTSELLRHRAGTIVSRVDAALRTASLRLATVSRPKAS is encoded by the coding sequence ATGGGGGATATTTCGGCCTCGCCGCGCTGGCCATTCCGCTCCGCCGACGTACTGGCCACGGGCGCCATCTCAGAACGCCGACTACGCCGGCTGTACCGGCAGCTCTATCCGGGCGTGTTCGTGCCGCGCGACGCGCAGGTCACCGCGACCGAGCGGGCCATCGCCGCGTGGGAATGGTCACGGCGTCAAGGCGTTGTCGCCGGGCTGTCGGCATCGGCCTTGCACGGTGCGAAATGGATCGACGGCGATCTCCCCGCCGAGCTGGTGCACGGGAACTACCGCACACCCGCCGGGATATCGGTGCACCTGGACTCGTTGCTGGCCGGCGAGACCGTCGAGTTCGACGGCATGACGATCACGACGCCCGCGCGCACCGCATTCGATCTGGGGCGACGGCTGACGCTCGACCTCGCCGTAGAGCGAGTCGACGCCCTGATGAACGTCACCGGCCTCACCGCACCCGAGGTGCACGCCATCCTGGCCGCCCACCGGGGCGCACGAGGCACCACGCGGCTGCGCGAGGTGCTCGCTCTCGTCGACGCGGGCGCGGAGTCACCACAGGAAACCCGCACGCGGCTGCTGCTCGTCCGGAGCGGTTTCCCCAAACCCCAAACCCAGATTCGAGTCGTCGACAGATTCGGGGACTTCGTCGCGAGGGTAGACATGGGTTGGGAGAAACCGAAGGTCGGCATCGAGTTTGATGGCGCGCACCATTGGACGGACGCTCATCAGCGGTCACGGGATGTCGATCGTGCGGTCGCACTGGCGGATGAAGGCTGGACCATCATCCGGGTCACCTCCGAACTGCTCCGGCATCGCGCGGGCACCATTGTCAGCCGAGTCGACGCGGCCCTGCGCACCGCGAGTCTGCGTCTCGCGACGGTTTCGCGCCCCAAAGCGTCGTGA
- a CDS encoding GNAT family N-acetyltransferase — protein MSVWRQESAHPGWPMQLGKLRVPAGVVSVRPIRLRDGMAWSRARLADQSHLQPWEPSSEVDWMARHGVSSWPALCSGLRAEARKGRMIPCAIELNGQFVGQLTIGNIAHGALRSAWIGYWVVSTVTRQGVATAALALGLDHCFGPVTLHRVEATVRPENGASRAVLSKVGFREEGLLKRYLDVDGAWRDHLLVAMTVEEVRGSVAATLVRSGNASWV, from the coding sequence ATGAGCGTCTGGCGTCAGGAGAGTGCGCATCCCGGCTGGCCAATGCAACTTGGGAAGTTGCGGGTACCCGCCGGGGTGGTGTCGGTGCGGCCCATCCGGCTGCGGGACGGGATGGCGTGGAGCCGGGCCCGGCTGGCCGACCAATCGCATCTACAGCCGTGGGAGCCGTCCTCCGAGGTCGACTGGATGGCGCGTCACGGGGTGTCGTCGTGGCCGGCGCTGTGTTCGGGATTGCGGGCCGAGGCGCGCAAGGGCCGGATGATTCCCTGCGCCATCGAGCTGAACGGGCAGTTCGTCGGCCAACTGACGATCGGCAACATCGCCCACGGCGCCCTGCGTTCGGCGTGGATCGGGTACTGGGTGGTCAGCACCGTCACCCGGCAGGGGGTGGCGACCGCGGCGCTGGCGTTGGGGCTCGATCACTGCTTTGGGCCCGTCACCCTGCACCGGGTGGAGGCGACGGTGCGGCCGGAGAACGGAGCCAGTCGCGCGGTGCTGTCCAAGGTGGGCTTCCGCGAGGAGGGGCTGCTCAAGCGCTACCTCGACGTCGACGGCGCCTGGCGCGACCATCTGCTGGTCGCGATGACGGTCGAAGAGGTGCGCGGGTCGGTCGCCGCGACGCTGGTGCGTTCCGGCAACGCCAGCTGGGTCTAG
- a CDS encoding SAF domain-containing protein → MARSPLDPTVLQRISAALRPDWARTVLARRIAAAILVLLAAVLAFRPDPGNDRAGVVVATRDLPPGTILADDDVRLEKRASAILPDGASTDFGAIVGATLAGPVRRGEMLTDVRVLGSRLAESAAGKDARIVPVPLADAATIDMIRTGDVVDILTVAEHPAGMVNDSPPEPTVLATGAVVVLVSPKPATKGVGTERVVMVALPPQQANRVAAIALVQAVTLTFR, encoded by the coding sequence ATGGCCCGCTCGCCCCTCGATCCCACCGTGCTGCAGCGCATATCGGCGGCACTTCGCCCGGATTGGGCTCGTACCGTGCTGGCGCGCAGAATCGCGGCAGCAATCCTGGTGCTCCTCGCGGCGGTGCTGGCGTTTCGCCCCGACCCGGGCAACGATCGCGCCGGGGTGGTGGTAGCCACCCGTGACCTGCCGCCCGGCACCATTCTGGCCGACGATGACGTGCGACTCGAAAAGCGTGCTAGCGCAATCCTTCCCGACGGTGCCAGCACCGATTTCGGTGCCATCGTCGGTGCGACACTCGCGGGACCGGTGCGCCGGGGTGAGATGCTCACCGATGTACGCGTGTTGGGTTCGAGGCTGGCGGAGTCAGCTGCGGGCAAGGACGCCCGCATTGTCCCGGTACCACTTGCCGACGCCGCCACCATCGACATGATCCGCACCGGAGATGTCGTCGACATCCTCACCGTGGCCGAACACCCAGCGGGCATGGTGAACGACTCTCCTCCCGAGCCGACAGTGCTAGCGACCGGCGCGGTGGTGGTGTTGGTGTCACCGAAACCCGCTACCAAAGGCGTTGGGACCGAAAGAGTGGTAATGGTCGCATTGCCGCCGCAGCAGGCAAATCGCGTCGCCGCAATCGCGCTAGTGCAGGCGGTAACGCTGACCTTCCGTTAA
- a CDS encoding 5-formyltetrahydrofolate cyclo-ligase, giving the protein MSTSQNIKDALRQQIVQARRAISRDEREKQNAALAAHVLTAVSGLSVIAAYLPVGSEPGSVQMLDAVVHGGVRVLLPVARTDQAGTPMALTWAEYRPGELLDAPFGLREPAPPVFGASALAEAELVLVPALAVDRRGNRLGRGAGFYDRSLGIVAPTTALITPLYVGEIRDEIPASPHDVPVTHALTADGLVTLGTGTWRA; this is encoded by the coding sequence ATCAGCACCTCTCAGAACATCAAGGACGCCCTGCGGCAACAGATTGTGCAGGCACGACGGGCGATATCGCGCGACGAGCGCGAAAAGCAAAACGCCGCGCTCGCCGCGCATGTCCTGACCGCGGTGTCCGGGCTTTCCGTGATCGCCGCCTATCTACCTGTGGGATCCGAACCCGGGTCGGTGCAGATGCTTGACGCCGTGGTGCACGGCGGTGTGCGGGTGCTACTGCCGGTCGCCCGCACCGACCAGGCAGGCACTCCAATGGCGCTGACGTGGGCGGAGTATCGCCCGGGAGAGCTGCTGGACGCCCCCTTCGGACTGCGGGAGCCCGCTCCACCGGTATTCGGTGCAAGCGCCCTCGCCGAGGCCGAGCTCGTCTTGGTACCGGCACTCGCGGTGGATAGACGGGGTAACCGGCTGGGTCGCGGCGCCGGGTTCTACGACCGCTCACTGGGGATCGTGGCGCCGACAACGGCCCTGATCACACCGCTGTACGTGGGCGAGATACGCGACGAGATCCCGGCGAGTCCCCATGATGTCCCGGTGACGCACGCCCTTACCGCCGACGGATTGGTCACACTCGGCACCGGGACGTGGCGGGCCTAG
- the glp gene encoding molybdotransferase-like divisome protein Glp produces the protein MRSVEEQQAKVTAAAVAPRPVRVAIAEAQGLLCAEEVVTARPLPGFDQAAIDGYAVRSVDVQAAGGVVRVISPGEGGSPDDEDDVEESTGEIGTVELPVVGTVRVGDRTPTRLQPRQAVRVQTGAPMPTLADAVLPLRWSEGGESRVKVLRAVRSGDYVRRAGDDVQPGDVAVRAGTIIGAAQVGLLAAVGRDRVLVHPRPRLSVISVGGELVDVDRTPGNGQVYDVNSYALAAAARDAGADVNRVGIVSAEPAAFREVVEGQLNRAEVVVISGAVGGAAAEGIREALSALGEMEVGRIAMHPGSVQGFGQLGRDAVPTFLLPANPVGALVVFEVMVRPLIRLALGRRQSQRRIIQARTVSPITSIAGRKGFLRGQLMRDQDNGEYLVQILGAPGASSHLLATLAEANCLVIVPAEVEQVRTGEIVEVAFLAQRG, from the coding sequence GTGCGTTCGGTCGAGGAGCAGCAGGCCAAAGTGACGGCGGCTGCGGTCGCGCCGCGCCCGGTTCGGGTGGCGATCGCCGAAGCCCAGGGTTTGTTGTGCGCCGAGGAAGTGGTGACGGCCCGGCCGCTACCGGGATTCGATCAGGCCGCCATCGACGGATACGCGGTGCGCAGTGTCGATGTGCAGGCCGCCGGCGGTGTGGTGCGCGTAATCAGTCCGGGTGAGGGCGGCAGCCCCGATGACGAAGACGATGTAGAGGAATCCACCGGCGAGATCGGAACGGTTGAGCTGCCGGTCGTCGGCACGGTCCGGGTGGGGGACCGCACCCCGACCCGGCTGCAACCCCGGCAGGCGGTGCGCGTGCAGACCGGCGCCCCCATGCCCACCCTGGCGGACGCGGTGCTGCCGCTGCGCTGGTCCGAGGGCGGTGAGTCCCGGGTCAAGGTGCTGCGCGCGGTGCGTTCGGGTGATTACGTGCGGCGCGCGGGCGACGACGTGCAACCCGGCGATGTCGCGGTGCGCGCGGGCACCATCATCGGCGCGGCGCAGGTGGGCTTGCTGGCGGCGGTCGGGCGGGACCGGGTGCTGGTGCATCCGCGGCCCCGGCTGTCGGTGATCAGTGTCGGCGGCGAGCTTGTCGACGTCGATCGCACCCCGGGCAACGGCCAGGTGTACGACGTGAACTCCTACGCGCTGGCGGCCGCCGCCCGCGACGCCGGCGCCGACGTCAACCGGGTGGGCATTGTCAGTGCCGAGCCTGCCGCTTTCCGCGAGGTGGTCGAGGGTCAGCTGAACCGGGCCGAGGTCGTCGTCATCTCCGGTGCCGTCGGCGGCGCCGCCGCGGAGGGTATTCGTGAGGCGCTGTCGGCGCTGGGCGAGATGGAGGTCGGCCGCATCGCCATGCACCCGGGATCGGTGCAGGGCTTCGGCCAGCTGGGCCGGGACGCGGTGCCCACCTTCTTGCTTCCGGCCAATCCGGTTGGCGCCCTGGTGGTCTTCGAGGTGATGGTGCGGCCGCTGATCCGGCTGGCGTTGGGCCGTCGGCAGTCGCAACGCCGAATCATCCAGGCGCGCACCGTGTCTCCCATTACTTCCATTGCGGGACGCAAGGGGTTCCTGCGCGGGCAGCTGATGCGCGATCAGGACAACGGCGAGTATCTGGTGCAGATCCTCGGTGCGCCCGGTGCGTCTTCGCATCTGCTCGCGACGCTTGCCGAGGCGAATTGCCTCGTGATCGTGCCCGCCGAGGTGGAACAGGTCCGCACGGGGGAGATCGTCGAGGTCGCGTTCCTGGCGCAGCGCGGATGA
- a CDS encoding UTP--glucose-1-phosphate uridylyltransferase, with protein MTAPDVSIPRTAVVPAAGLGTRFLPATKTVPKELLPVVDTPGIELVAEEAAEAGAERLVIVTSEGKDGVVAHFVEDLVLEGTLEARGKHAMLEKVRRAPALIKVQSVVQAEPLGLGHAVGCVEPVLDDDEDAVAVLLPDDLVWPRGVLETMAKVRAKRGGSVLCAIEVKPSEISAYGAFDVEIVPDAANPNVLRVKGMVEKPKTDEAPSNYAAAGRYLLDRAIFDALKRIPRGAGGELQLTDAIALLIDEGHPVHVVVHRGSRHDLGNPGGYLKAAVDFALDRDDYGPGLREWLVERLGRESSVLPESE; from the coding sequence ATGACGGCCCCTGACGTGTCCATCCCGCGCACTGCCGTGGTCCCCGCGGCGGGCTTGGGCACCCGGTTCCTACCGGCCACCAAGACCGTGCCCAAGGAGCTGCTTCCGGTAGTCGACACACCCGGAATCGAGCTGGTGGCCGAGGAGGCCGCCGAAGCCGGTGCCGAGCGCCTGGTGATCGTGACCTCCGAAGGCAAGGACGGGGTGGTCGCGCATTTCGTTGAGGACCTGGTCCTCGAGGGCACCCTGGAGGCGCGCGGCAAGCACGCCATGCTGGAGAAGGTGCGGCGGGCGCCCGCGCTGATCAAGGTGCAATCGGTGGTGCAGGCCGAGCCGCTGGGGCTCGGGCACGCCGTCGGATGCGTCGAGCCGGTGCTCGATGACGATGAGGACGCCGTGGCGGTGCTGCTGCCCGACGACCTGGTGTGGCCCCGCGGCGTGTTGGAGACCATGGCCAAGGTGCGGGCCAAGCGCGGCGGTTCGGTGTTGTGCGCCATCGAGGTCAAGCCCAGTGAGATCAGCGCTTACGGCGCCTTTGATGTCGAGATCGTTCCGGATGCCGCCAACCCGAATGTGTTGCGGGTCAAGGGCATGGTCGAGAAGCCGAAGACCGACGAAGCGCCGTCGAACTATGCGGCGGCGGGGCGCTATCTACTGGATCGCGCGATTTTCGACGCCCTCAAGCGGATACCGCGAGGTGCCGGCGGTGAGCTGCAGCTCACCGATGCCATCGCGCTGTTGATCGATGAGGGGCACCCAGTGCATGTCGTGGTGCATCGCGGATCCCGACACGACCTGGGAAATCCCGGCGGCTATCTCAAGGCTGCTGTTGACTTTGCGTTGGACCGCGACGATTACGGTCCGGGCTTGCGGGAGTGGCTGGTCGAGCGGCTCGGCCGGGAATCGTCCGTGCTGCCGGAGTCGGAGTAA
- a CDS encoding MspA family porin encodes MVMVIALVATATAHAGLDDELTLVDGKGRLLRIQQWDTFLNGVFPLDRNRLTREWFHSGRAVYEVTGAGADAFEGTLELGYQVGYPWSLGVGLNFNYTTPNASILYGIPNAFGGNPEASYVQTTNLLPSAGINVDLGNGPGIQEVATFSVAISGPKGAVAVSNAHGTVTGAAGGVLLRPFARLISSAGDSVTTYGETWDMR; translated from the coding sequence ATGGTCATGGTGATTGCCTTGGTCGCCACCGCGACGGCGCATGCGGGTCTTGATGATGAGCTGACGCTGGTTGATGGCAAGGGGCGGTTGCTGCGTATTCAGCAGTGGGACACCTTTCTCAATGGTGTGTTTCCGCTGGACCGCAACCGCCTCACGCGTGAGTGGTTCCACTCGGGGCGTGCCGTCTACGAGGTGACCGGGGCGGGCGCCGATGCGTTCGAGGGCACCCTGGAGCTGGGTTATCAGGTGGGTTACCCGTGGTCGCTGGGTGTGGGTTTGAACTTCAACTACACGACGCCCAATGCTTCGATTCTTTACGGTATTCCGAACGCCTTCGGCGGCAACCCCGAGGCGTCGTATGTGCAGACCACGAACCTGCTGCCCAGCGCTGGCATCAACGTGGACCTGGGCAACGGCCCCGGCATCCAGGAGGTCGCGACCTTTTCGGTGGCCATCTCGGGCCCTAAGGGTGCGGTTGCTGTATCCAATGCGCACGGCACGGTGACCGGTGCGGCCGGCGGCGTGCTGCTGCGCCCTTTTGCGCGCCTGATCAGCAGCGCGGGTGACAGCGTCACCACGTACGGCGAAACCTGGGATATGCGGTAG
- a CDS encoding MspA family porin, which translates to MKLLGKVSGWARRSVLAVGALLMTLVALIATTATAHAGLDDELTLVDGKGRLLRIQQWDTFLNGVFPLDRNRLTREWFHSGRAVYEVTGAGSDAFEGTLELGYQVGYPWSLGVGLNFNYTTPNTSILYGIPNTFGGSPEASYIQTTNLLPSAGINVDLGNGPGIQEVATFSVAVAGPKGAVAVSNAHGTVTGAAGGVLLRPYARLISSAGDSVTTYGETWDMK; encoded by the coding sequence ATGAAGCTGTTGGGCAAGGTATCGGGCTGGGCCCGCCGCAGTGTGTTGGCGGTCGGCGCTCTGCTCATGACTCTTGTTGCTCTCATTGCGACGACGGCGACGGCGCATGCAGGTCTCGATGACGAACTGACGCTGGTTGACGGCAAGGGTCGCTTGCTGCGTATTCAGCAGTGGGACACCTTCCTCAATGGTGTGTTCCCGCTGGACCGCAACCGCCTCACTCGTGAGTGGTTCCACTCGGGGCGCGCGGTATATGAGGTGACCGGGGCGGGTTCCGATGCGTTTGAGGGCACTCTGGAGCTCGGCTACCAGGTCGGTTACCCGTGGTCGTTGGGCGTGGGTTTGAACTTCAACTACACGACGCCGAATACCTCGATTCTCTACGGTATTCCCAACACTTTCGGTGGTAGCCCCGAAGCTTCCTACATTCAGACCACCAACCTGCTGCCCAGCGCTGGCATCAACGTGGACTTGGGCAACGGCCCCGGCATCCAGGAGGTCGCCACGTTCTCGGTGGCAGTCGCGGGTCCCAAGGGTGCCGTCGCGGTAAGCAACGCGCACGGCACGGTGACCGGCGCGGCCGGTGGTGTGCTGCTGCGCCCCTACGCCCGGTTGATCAGTTCGGCGGGTGACAGTGTCACCACGTACGGCGAAACCTGGGACATGAAGTAG
- the sepX gene encoding divisome protein SepX/GlpR, which translates to MPSIPQSVLWIGLVVLWLFVLVPMLINKRDVVKRTSDVALATRVLNGKAAKLLRRTGPAAGHRSDPDFRREDIDELDDEDEEESTGVIASAPTEEDKDAAQAVKAMAVRKVRPEKKVVADEPVDVDVIDEDATALPAGEAALSDELEDLEEAPSARVAAETDSGTYEYVDDTSGLAIAAEPSRERHQAPPVYSSSRRRRFDPEVMAKENARKFAFRKRVLMGLVAAMVVAGLVAATATSTAWWACGALGVAAVLYLGYLRRQTRIEEQLRRRRAARYQRARVVGVENVADRELDVVPQRLRRPGAAVLEIDDEDPVFEHLDYYDEPRQYRMPHAVGQ; encoded by the coding sequence ATGCCGAGCATCCCCCAATCGGTGTTGTGGATCGGACTGGTCGTGCTGTGGCTGTTCGTCCTGGTGCCGATGCTGATCAACAAGCGTGACGTGGTCAAGCGCACGAGCGATGTCGCCCTCGCGACGCGGGTCCTGAACGGGAAGGCCGCCAAGCTGCTGCGCCGCACGGGCCCCGCCGCCGGTCACCGCAGCGATCCGGATTTCCGTCGTGAAGACATCGACGAACTTGACGACGAGGACGAAGAAGAGTCGACCGGCGTGATCGCGAGCGCGCCCACCGAGGAGGACAAGGACGCGGCCCAGGCCGTCAAGGCCATGGCCGTGCGCAAGGTTCGCCCCGAGAAGAAGGTTGTGGCCGACGAGCCCGTCGACGTCGATGTCATCGACGAGGACGCGACCGCACTACCGGCCGGCGAGGCGGCGCTGTCCGATGAACTCGAGGATCTGGAGGAGGCGCCCAGCGCACGGGTCGCAGCCGAAACAGATTCGGGTACTTACGAATACGTCGATGACACCTCTGGTCTCGCCATTGCGGCGGAGCCGTCGCGGGAACGTCACCAGGCTCCGCCGGTGTACAGCTCGTCGCGCCGCCGCCGGTTTGATCCCGAGGTCATGGCCAAGGAGAACGCGCGCAAGTTCGCCTTCCGCAAGCGGGTACTGATGGGTCTGGTGGCGGCGATGGTCGTCGCCGGTTTGGTGGCCGCTACGGCGACCAGCACCGCGTGGTGGGCCTGTGGCGCTCTCGGTGTGGCGGCGGTGCTTTACCTGGGCTACCTGCGTCGTCAGACCCGCATCGAGGAGCAGTTGCGCCGTCGCCGTGCCGCGCGCTACCAGCGTGCTCGCGTGGTCGGTGTGGAGAACGTCGCGGACCGTGAGCTGGATGTGGTGCCGCAGCGCCTGCGCCGCCCGGGTGCGGCCGTCCTCGAAATCGATGATGAGGACCCGGTTTTCGAACATCTGGATTACTACGACGAGCCGCGGCAGTACCGTATGCCGCACGCGGTCGGTCAGTAA
- a CDS encoding FmdB family zinc ribbon protein, with protein sequence MPTYSYACADCGDKFDIVQSFTDDALTVCQKCSGKLRKLFNSVGIVFKGSGFYRTDSRSGSVDAAPKSESSTKSESKSSSDSSSSSSTSSSGSSSSTSSSSTATASAAAS encoded by the coding sequence ATGCCCACCTATTCCTATGCGTGTGCCGACTGTGGCGACAAGTTCGACATCGTGCAGTCGTTCACTGACGATGCGCTGACCGTGTGCCAGAAGTGCTCAGGCAAGCTGCGCAAGCTGTTCAACTCGGTGGGCATCGTGTTCAAGGGCAGCGGCTTCTACCGCACCGACAGCCGCTCGGGCAGCGTGGACGCCGCCCCCAAGAGCGAATCCAGCACCAAGAGCGAATCCAAGTCCTCCTCGGACTCGTCCAGCTCGTCCAGTACTTCGTCGAGCGGCTCGTCATCGAGCACATCGAGCTCGTCCACCGCCACCGCGTCCGCCGCCGCCAGCTGA
- the mscL gene encoding large-conductance mechanosensitive channel protein MscL, with protein MLKGFRDFLLRGNVIDLAVAVVIGAAFTALVTKFSDAIIQPLINRIGTGPDSDHPALKVSIGGGQYLDFNVLVTATINFVLIAAVVYFLVVLPYNTIKERLAKSGEEPAAQTEAELLVEIRDLLAEQKKAS; from the coding sequence ATGCTCAAGGGATTCAGAGATTTTCTGCTGCGTGGCAACGTCATTGACCTCGCAGTCGCGGTGGTCATCGGTGCGGCCTTCACTGCGCTGGTCACCAAGTTCAGCGACGCGATTATTCAGCCGTTGATCAATCGGATTGGTACGGGACCGGATTCGGATCACCCCGCGCTCAAGGTGAGTATCGGTGGCGGACAGTACCTGGACTTCAATGTCTTGGTCACCGCAACCATCAACTTCGTCCTGATCGCGGCGGTCGTCTACTTCCTGGTCGTGCTGCCGTACAACACGATCAAGGAGCGGTTGGCCAAGTCGGGCGAGGAGCCTGCCGCCCAGACCGAGGCGGAGCTGCTCGTCGAGATTCGCGACCTGCTCGCCGAGCAGAAGAAGGCGTCCTAA
- a CDS encoding MspA family porin, whose product MRTVGIRQTVRKTLTSLVLVVGIAGLAIIGSGTASAGLDDELTLVDGKGRLLRIQQWDTFLNGVFPLDRNRLTREWFHSGRAVYEVTGAGADAFEGTLELGYQVGYPWSLGVGLNFNYTTPNTSILYGIPNAFGGSPEASYVQTTNLLPSAGINVDLGNGPGIQEVATFSVAISGPKGAVAVSNAHGTVTGAAGGVLLRPYARLISSAGDSVTTYGETWDMK is encoded by the coding sequence ATGAGAACGGTTGGCATCCGGCAGACGGTGCGGAAAACCCTCACGTCTTTGGTACTCGTCGTCGGGATAGCGGGGTTGGCGATCATCGGGTCGGGGACCGCGAGCGCGGGCCTGGACGATGAGCTGACGCTGGTTGATGGCAAGGGGCGGTTGCTGCGTATTCAGCAGTGGGACACCTTTCTCAATGGTGTATTTCCGCTGGACCGCAACCGCCTCACGCGTGAGTGGTTCCACTCGGGGCGTGCCGTCTACGAGGTGACCGGGGCGGGCGCCGATGCGTTCGAGGGCACTCTGGAGCTGGGTTATCAGGTGGGTTACCCGTGGTCGCTGGGTGTGGGTTTGAACTTCAACTACACGACGCCGAATACCTCGATTCTTTACGGTATTCCGAACGCCTTCGGTGGTAGCCCGGAAGCGTCGTATGTGCAGACCACGAACCTGCTGCCCAGCGCTGGCATCAACGTGGACTTGGGCAACGGCCCCGGCATCCAGGAGGTCGCCACGTTCTCGGTGGCCATCTCGGGCCCTAAGGGTGCGGTTGCTGTATCCAATGCGCACGGCACGGTGACCGGTGCGGCCGGTGGTGTGCTGCTGCGCCCCTACGCCCGGTTGATCAGTTCGGCGGGTGACAGTGTCACCACGTACGGCGAAACCTGGGACATGAAGTAA